A region of Silurus meridionalis isolate SWU-2019-XX chromosome 17, ASM1480568v1, whole genome shotgun sequence DNA encodes the following proteins:
- the tpd52l2a gene encoding tpd52 like 2a isoform X9, whose translation MDAGDRGSFTEGGASGRTLPPGLTEEEAVELEVELTKVEDEIQTLRHVLSNKERHAGELRRRLGISPLSEIKNNITKGWQDVQSSNAYMKTSQTLGDLNQRITSSNIYLTASATLEDISRSDTYKKTQETLSQAGMLTSSAFSSLGSAIRSRLGEMRNSPYKEPVVGGQGQQSLLCWPKHYQKH comes from the exons ATGGACGCAGGGGACAGAG GATCCTTTACTGAGGGTGGAGCAAGTGGGAGAACATTGCCACCAGGCCTGACTGAGGAGGAAGCTGTGGAACTTGAAGTGGAGCTTACTAAG GTGGAGGATGAAATTCAGACACTAAGGCATGTTCTGTCAAATAAAGAGAGGCATGCTGGGGAATTAAGGAGGCGGTTGGGTATTAGTCCTCTGTCTGAGATTAAAAACAACATCACCAAAGGCTGGCAAGATGTCCAGTCTTCTAATGC TTATATGAAAACCTCACAGACTCTTGGGGATTTGAATCAAAGAATTACATCATCTAACAT tTATCTTACAGCATCTGCTACTCTGGAAGACATTAGTCGTTCCGACAC GTACAAGAAAACGCAGGAGACTTTGTCCCAGGCTGGTATGTTGACGTCATCTGCTTTCTCGTCATTGGGATCAGCCATCAGAAGCAGACTGGGAGAAATGAG GAATTCACCATATAAAGAACCAGttgtgggcggtcagggccagcaaagccttctctgctggcctaaacactatcagaagcactga